The Tautonia plasticadhaerens nucleotide sequence CCGACCGGCGACCTGGCGTCGGGCGAGGCGATCGAGTGGGTCCTGCTGGACGCGAAGCTGAAGCTGATGGGGCTCGGGACGTCGGAACGACGCGAGATCATCGCCCGGATCCGCCCCGGAGTGGAGCCGGTCGGGCCCGATGAGTTCCGGGGTCGGGTCGCCTCGTTGCTGAAGCGGTTCGAGGCGATCATCCCGGCCGAGGGCGTCGTCAACCTGCGGACGGAATGGACGGACGTGGCCGATCAACTCCGGTCGATCCGGCAGATCCTGCTGTCGTCGGCGGGGGACGTCCGCCCCGAGGTCTTCAAGCCGATCCTCGATGCGACCCGATCCCAGCTGCGGTTTCTCCGGGACGACGACGACGACAAGGCCTACATCGCCGCGAACCCCGAGGTCGAGGCCTCGCTCGAGGCGTTCCAGGTCGGTGTCCTGGACCTCTATCGAGCCGTCGAGGGCTCGGTGTCGGCCGCGAAGCTCGCGAACGAGCGGCTCGACGCGTTCCTCGCCGGCGACTCGTCCGGGGAGCCCGGCAGCCTCCAGTTCGCCCGGGAGCTCGCGGGCGGCCCGGAGGGGCCATTCCCGGGGGGATGACCCTCGGATCGGGGTGACGCCCGGCGCCGGAGATCGGGGACCCGGAACTCGGATCAGGGAAGTGATGCCCGACTCGCTCCCCCCGCGCCAGCGGATCGCCCTGGCGGCGCTGCTGCTGGCGACCTTCGGCCTGAGGGCCTGGGGGGCCGACCAGCCGATCGTCGAGAACTACGTCGGCCGCCAGGTGCCGACGGCGATGGTGGCCCGGAACCTCCAGCGGGGCTCGGGGTTCCTCCGGCCTCGGCTCGACACGGGGCCGTTCCCGAACCTGTTCCTGGTCGAGCCGCCGATCTACGCCTCGGCCGTCGCCGGGTTGGGCGGGGCGACGGGCTGGCCGATCGGCGTGTCGGGTCGCCTGGTGTCGGCGCTGGCGACGACCCTCGGCGCCTGGGGGCTGTTCGGCCTGGTCCGGCGGAGGGAAGGGGGAACGGTCTCCCTGCTGGCGGTCGGCGTCTTCGCGACGATGCCGGTGATGCTCCGCTACGGCCGGGCGGTGCAGCCGGACGCGATGATGATCGGCACCCAGCTCGCCGCGATGCGATGCTGGGACGCCTTCGCCTCGGGGAGGGGGAGGGGATGGCTCGCCTCGGGCTGGCTCCTGCTGGCGACGAGCCTGGCGCTGAAGGTGACCTCGGCGTTCGTCCTCGTGCCGCTGGCGCTGGCGATCCTCGGGGTCGGCAGGAAGGGGCTGATCGTCCTGTCCGCGTCGGCGATCGTCCCGGCGCTGCTCTGGTACCTGCACGCGGCGGGGGTGCTGGCGGAGGGGGAGGGGTCGAGGGCGTCGCTGGACAACGGGCGGATCTGGCTGTCGGCGCTGGTGCCGTCGGCCCTGCTGGAATCCGAGACGTATCGGCCGGCGGCGAGGTATCTTCTGGTCCGGGCCTTCACCCCGATCGGGCTGGTGCTGGCGGTGATCGGGTTGTCGAGGGGGCCGGTCGATCGGCTCTGGTGGATCTGGTTCGCGTCGGCCGGGCTCTCGCTGGTGGCCTTGGCGGGGAAGTGGCATCACGAATACTATTGGATGGTGCTGGCGCCGGTCTTTAGCGTCGGGATCGCCCGGGCGCTGGCGGCGATCCTCGCCCGGGGTCGGGGAGGGCCCCGGACGGCCGGGGCGGCCGGGGCGGCGTTGCTGGCGATGTCGGCGGCGGTCTCGGGCTCGACCTGGCGGACGCCGGTCGAGTGGCGAGGGCTGGCGGAGGCGGCCGAGGCCGTCCGTCGGGTCGTCCCGGAGGGGGCGCTCGTGGTGGCCCCCGAGGCGCTGCTGTACTCGGCCGACCGGCGGGGGTGCCGGCTGGAACTCCCCCCCGAGGCCGCCCGCAGGGCCGCCGGCGAGTGGGGCGGCCGGCTCGACGCCCCGGCCGACCCCCTGGCGCTGGTCGAATTCTACCGGGCCCGGGGCGCCTCCTTCCTCGCCGGCCCCGGGGCCGGGGCCGGGGCGGACCCCGACCCCCGACGGGCCGCGTTCTTCCGGGCGGCCCGGGCACGATACCGAGTGCGGGTCGACCGGCCCGGCGCCTTCGTCGCCGAGCTGGTCCCGG carries:
- a CDS encoding ArnT family glycosyltransferase, with protein sequence MPDSLPPRQRIALAALLLATFGLRAWGADQPIVENYVGRQVPTAMVARNLQRGSGFLRPRLDTGPFPNLFLVEPPIYASAVAGLGGATGWPIGVSGRLVSALATTLGAWGLFGLVRRREGGTVSLLAVGVFATMPVMLRYGRAVQPDAMMIGTQLAAMRCWDAFASGRGRGWLASGWLLLATSLALKVTSAFVLVPLALAILGVGRKGLIVLSASAIVPALLWYLHAAGVLAEGEGSRASLDNGRIWLSALVPSALLESETYRPAARYLLVRAFTPIGLVLAVIGLSRGPVDRLWWIWFASAGLSLVALAGKWHHEYYWMVLAPVFSVGIARALAAILARGRGGPRTAGAAGAALLAMSAAVSGSTWRTPVEWRGLAEAAEAVRRVVPEGALVVAPEALLYSADRRGCRLELPPEAARRAAGEWGGRLDAPADPLALVEFYRARGASFLAGPGAGAGADPDPRRAAFFRAARARYRVRVDRPGAFVAELVPGPDPDDGASPHVDRRPP